The following coding sequences are from one Lemur catta isolate mLemCat1 chromosome 16, mLemCat1.pri, whole genome shotgun sequence window:
- the DSC3 gene encoding desmocollin-3 isoform X2, translating into MAAAGPRSSPRGALCRQLPLTLLVFSVAGEACKNVIFNVPSKLQVDKMVGRVNLKECLRSADLIQSSDPGFRVLDDGSVYTASALVLSDKKRSFTIQLSDTKKQTHKEITVLLEHEKKVLKKRQTKETVLRRAKRRWAPIPCSMQENSLGPFPLFLQQVQSDAAQNYTIFYSISGRGVDQEPLNLFYIERDTGNLFCTKPVDREEYDIFDLIAYASTADGYSADLPLPLPIRVEDENDNKPVFTEAVYNFEVSESSRLGTTVGMVCATDRDEPDTMHTRLKYSILEQTPRSPGLFSVHPSTGVITIISHYLDREVVDKYSLIMKVQDMDGQFFGLTSTSTCIITVKDSNDNAPTFRQNAYEASVEENAFNVEILRIPVEDKDLIKTANWRANFTILKGNENGNFKISTDKETNEGVLCVVKPLNYEENHQVNLEIGVSNEVPLTRDVPRVTAMNRALVTVHVRDLDEGPECSPQAQYLQIKENLAVGSNIKGYKAYDPETKSSNGLRYKILHDPKGWLAIDEISGSITTSKILDREAIPTKHGLYNITVLAIDQDGRSCTGTLAVNIEDVNDNAPEILQDYLTICKPKMGYTDISAVDPDEPVHGAPFYFSLSNPSPEINRLWTLTKVNDTAARLSYQKNAQFQEYTIPVTVKDRAGQSATKILRVNLCDCTHPSQCRLASRSAGVVLGKWAILAILLGIALLFSVLLTLVCGVIGTKKTKRLPEDLAQQNLIISNTEAPGDDRVCSANGFTTHTANNCSQGFCGTMGSGTRNGGQESIEMVRGGHQTLESCRGAGHHHTLDSCRGGHTEVDNCRYNYSEWHSFTQPHLCEESIRGHTG; encoded by the exons ATGGCCGCCGCCGGGCCCCGGAGCTCCCCGCGCGGAGCCCTCTGCAGGCAGCTGCCGCTGACCCTCTTG GTCTTCAGTGTTGCTGGTGAAGCTTGCAAAAACGTGATATTTAATGTACCTTCTAAACTACAGGTAGACAAAATGGTCGGCAGAG ttaatttgaaagagtGCCTCAGATCCGCAGACCTCATCCAGTCAAGTGATCCTGGTTTCAGAGTTCTAGATGACGGGTCAGTGTACACAGCCAGTGCTCTTGTGTTGTCTGATAAGAAAAGATCCTTCACTATACAACTTTCTGACACAAAGAAACAGACTCACAAAGAGATTACTGTTCTCCTGGAACATGAGAAGAAG GTATTGAAGAAAAGACAAACTAAAGAAACTGTTCTCAGGCGTGCCAAGAGGAGATGGGCACCTATTCCTTGCTCAATGCAAGAAAATTCCTTGGGCCCCTTCCCTTTGTTTCTTCAGCAA gtTCAATCTGATGCAGCACAGAACTACACCATCTTCTACTCAATAAGTGGGCGTGGAGTTGACCAAGAacctttaaatttgttttatatagaaCGAGACACTGGAAATCTGTTTTGCACCAAGCCCGTGGATCGTGAAGAATATGATATTTTTGAT TTGATCGCCTATGCCTCAACTGCAGACGGGTACTCAGCAGATTTACCTCTTCCCCTGCCCATCAGAGTAGAGGATGAGAATGACAACAAACCTGTTTTCACGGAAGcagtttataattttgaagtttcAGAAAGTAGTAGACTTG gTACTACAGTGGGGATGGTTTGTGCCACAGACAGAGATGAACCAGACACGATGCACACACGCCTGAAGTACAGCATTTTGGAGCAAACGCCAAGATCACCTGGGCTCTTTTCCGTGCATCCCAGCACAGGCGTGATCACCATCATCTCTCATTATTTGGACAGAGAG gtTGTAGACAAGTACTCATTGATAATGAAAGTACAAGACATGGATGGTCAATTTTTTGGATTGACAAGTACATCAACTTGTATCATAACAGTAAAAGATTCGAATGATAATGCACCCACTTTCAGACAAAATGCT TATGAAGCATCGGTAGAGGAAAATGCATTCAATGTGGAAATCTTACGAATACCTGTAGAAGATAAGGATTTAATTAAAACTGCCAACTGGAGAGCcaatttcaccattttaaagggAAATGAAAACGGAAATTTCAAAATCagtacagataaagaaactaatgAAGGTGTTCTATGTGTTGTAAAG CCACTGAATTATGAAGAAAACCATCAAGTGAACCTGGAAATTGGAGTAAGCAATGAAGTTCCCTTGACTAGAGATGTACCCAGAGTGACAGCCATGAACAGAGCCTTGGTTACGGTCCACGTGAGGGATCTGGACGAGGGGCCTGAATGCAGCCCTCAGGCCCAATATTTGCAGATTAAAGAAAACTTAGCAGTGGGGTCAAATATCAAAGGCTATAAGGCATATGACCCTGAAACTAAAAGTAGCAATGGTTTAAG gtataaaatattgcatgatccTAAAGGGTGGCTCGCCATTGATGAAATTTCAGGGTCAATCACAACCTCCAAAATCCTGGACAGGGAGGCCATACCTACCAAACATGGCTTATATAATATTACAGTCCTGGCAATAGaccaag ATGGCAGATCATGTACTGGAACACTTGCTGTGAACATTGAAGACGTGAATGATAATGCACCAGAAATACTTCAAGATTATCTGACGATTTGCAAACCAAAGATGGGGTACACTGACATTTCAGCTGTTGATCCCGATGAACCTGTCCACGGAGCtccattttatttcagtttgtcAAACCCCTCTCCAGAAATCAACAGACTATGGACCCTCACCAAAGTTAATG ATACAGCTGCCCGTCTTTCATATCAGAAAAATGCTCAATTTCAAGAATATACAATTCCTGTTACTGTAAAAGATAGAGCAGGTCAATCTGCCACAAAAATCTTGAGAGTTAATCTGTGTGATTGTACTCATCCAAGTCAGTGTCGCTTGGCTTCAAGGAGTGCAGGAGTCGTACTTGGAAAATGGGCAATCCTTGCGATACTACTGGGAATAGCACTACTATTTT CTGTATTGCTAACTTTAGTATGTGGAGTTATTGGTACAAAAAAAACCAAGCGTCTTCCTGAAGATTTAGCACAGCAAAACTTAATTATCTCAAACACAGAAGCACCTGGAGATGATAGAGTG tgttctGCCAATGGATTCACGACCCACACTGCCAACAACTGTAGCCAAGGTTTTTGTGGTACTATGGGGTCAGGAACCAGAAATGGAGGACAGGAGTCCATTGAAATGGTGAGAGGAGGACACCAGACCTTGGAATCCTGCCGGGGAGCTGGGCACCATCACACCCTGGACTCCTGCAGGGGAGGTCACACGGAGGTGGACAACTGCAGATACAACTACTCGGAGTGGCACAGTTTCACTCAGCCTCATCTCTGTGAG
- the DSC3 gene encoding desmocollin-3 isoform X1, protein MAAAGPRSSPRGALCRQLPLTLLVFSVAGEACKNVIFNVPSKLQVDKMVGRVNLKECLRSADLIQSSDPGFRVLDDGSVYTASALVLSDKKRSFTIQLSDTKKQTHKEITVLLEHEKKVLKKRQTKETVLRRAKRRWAPIPCSMQENSLGPFPLFLQQVQSDAAQNYTIFYSISGRGVDQEPLNLFYIERDTGNLFCTKPVDREEYDIFDLIAYASTADGYSADLPLPLPIRVEDENDNKPVFTEAVYNFEVSESSRLGTTVGMVCATDRDEPDTMHTRLKYSILEQTPRSPGLFSVHPSTGVITIISHYLDREVVDKYSLIMKVQDMDGQFFGLTSTSTCIITVKDSNDNAPTFRQNAYEASVEENAFNVEILRIPVEDKDLIKTANWRANFTILKGNENGNFKISTDKETNEGVLCVVKPLNYEENHQVNLEIGVSNEVPLTRDVPRVTAMNRALVTVHVRDLDEGPECSPQAQYLQIKENLAVGSNIKGYKAYDPETKSSNGLRYKILHDPKGWLAIDEISGSITTSKILDREAIPTKHGLYNITVLAIDQDGRSCTGTLAVNIEDVNDNAPEILQDYLTICKPKMGYTDISAVDPDEPVHGAPFYFSLSNPSPEINRLWTLTKVNDTAARLSYQKNAQFQEYTIPVTVKDRAGQSATKILRVNLCDCTHPSQCRLASRSAGVVLGKWAILAILLGIALLFSVLLTLVCGVIGTKKTKRLPEDLAQQNLIISNTEAPGDDRVCSANGFTTHTANNCSQGFCGTMGSGTRNGGQESIEMVRGGHQTLESCRGAGHHHTLDSCRGGHTEVDNCRYNYSEWHSFTQPHLCEKLHLCNQNEQHVPSQDYVLTYNYEGRGSPAGSVGCCSEKQEEDSLDFLNNLEPKFMTLVEACTKR, encoded by the exons ATGGCCGCCGCCGGGCCCCGGAGCTCCCCGCGCGGAGCCCTCTGCAGGCAGCTGCCGCTGACCCTCTTG GTCTTCAGTGTTGCTGGTGAAGCTTGCAAAAACGTGATATTTAATGTACCTTCTAAACTACAGGTAGACAAAATGGTCGGCAGAG ttaatttgaaagagtGCCTCAGATCCGCAGACCTCATCCAGTCAAGTGATCCTGGTTTCAGAGTTCTAGATGACGGGTCAGTGTACACAGCCAGTGCTCTTGTGTTGTCTGATAAGAAAAGATCCTTCACTATACAACTTTCTGACACAAAGAAACAGACTCACAAAGAGATTACTGTTCTCCTGGAACATGAGAAGAAG GTATTGAAGAAAAGACAAACTAAAGAAACTGTTCTCAGGCGTGCCAAGAGGAGATGGGCACCTATTCCTTGCTCAATGCAAGAAAATTCCTTGGGCCCCTTCCCTTTGTTTCTTCAGCAA gtTCAATCTGATGCAGCACAGAACTACACCATCTTCTACTCAATAAGTGGGCGTGGAGTTGACCAAGAacctttaaatttgttttatatagaaCGAGACACTGGAAATCTGTTTTGCACCAAGCCCGTGGATCGTGAAGAATATGATATTTTTGAT TTGATCGCCTATGCCTCAACTGCAGACGGGTACTCAGCAGATTTACCTCTTCCCCTGCCCATCAGAGTAGAGGATGAGAATGACAACAAACCTGTTTTCACGGAAGcagtttataattttgaagtttcAGAAAGTAGTAGACTTG gTACTACAGTGGGGATGGTTTGTGCCACAGACAGAGATGAACCAGACACGATGCACACACGCCTGAAGTACAGCATTTTGGAGCAAACGCCAAGATCACCTGGGCTCTTTTCCGTGCATCCCAGCACAGGCGTGATCACCATCATCTCTCATTATTTGGACAGAGAG gtTGTAGACAAGTACTCATTGATAATGAAAGTACAAGACATGGATGGTCAATTTTTTGGATTGACAAGTACATCAACTTGTATCATAACAGTAAAAGATTCGAATGATAATGCACCCACTTTCAGACAAAATGCT TATGAAGCATCGGTAGAGGAAAATGCATTCAATGTGGAAATCTTACGAATACCTGTAGAAGATAAGGATTTAATTAAAACTGCCAACTGGAGAGCcaatttcaccattttaaagggAAATGAAAACGGAAATTTCAAAATCagtacagataaagaaactaatgAAGGTGTTCTATGTGTTGTAAAG CCACTGAATTATGAAGAAAACCATCAAGTGAACCTGGAAATTGGAGTAAGCAATGAAGTTCCCTTGACTAGAGATGTACCCAGAGTGACAGCCATGAACAGAGCCTTGGTTACGGTCCACGTGAGGGATCTGGACGAGGGGCCTGAATGCAGCCCTCAGGCCCAATATTTGCAGATTAAAGAAAACTTAGCAGTGGGGTCAAATATCAAAGGCTATAAGGCATATGACCCTGAAACTAAAAGTAGCAATGGTTTAAG gtataaaatattgcatgatccTAAAGGGTGGCTCGCCATTGATGAAATTTCAGGGTCAATCACAACCTCCAAAATCCTGGACAGGGAGGCCATACCTACCAAACATGGCTTATATAATATTACAGTCCTGGCAATAGaccaag ATGGCAGATCATGTACTGGAACACTTGCTGTGAACATTGAAGACGTGAATGATAATGCACCAGAAATACTTCAAGATTATCTGACGATTTGCAAACCAAAGATGGGGTACACTGACATTTCAGCTGTTGATCCCGATGAACCTGTCCACGGAGCtccattttatttcagtttgtcAAACCCCTCTCCAGAAATCAACAGACTATGGACCCTCACCAAAGTTAATG ATACAGCTGCCCGTCTTTCATATCAGAAAAATGCTCAATTTCAAGAATATACAATTCCTGTTACTGTAAAAGATAGAGCAGGTCAATCTGCCACAAAAATCTTGAGAGTTAATCTGTGTGATTGTACTCATCCAAGTCAGTGTCGCTTGGCTTCAAGGAGTGCAGGAGTCGTACTTGGAAAATGGGCAATCCTTGCGATACTACTGGGAATAGCACTACTATTTT CTGTATTGCTAACTTTAGTATGTGGAGTTATTGGTACAAAAAAAACCAAGCGTCTTCCTGAAGATTTAGCACAGCAAAACTTAATTATCTCAAACACAGAAGCACCTGGAGATGATAGAGTG tgttctGCCAATGGATTCACGACCCACACTGCCAACAACTGTAGCCAAGGTTTTTGTGGTACTATGGGGTCAGGAACCAGAAATGGAGGACAGGAGTCCATTGAAATGGTGAGAGGAGGACACCAGACCTTGGAATCCTGCCGGGGAGCTGGGCACCATCACACCCTGGACTCCTGCAGGGGAGGTCACACGGAGGTGGACAACTGCAGATACAACTACTCGGAGTGGCACAGTTTCACTCAGCCTCATCTCTGTGAG